The window GAAACGGCGCGTTAAACGCGCACGCTCAAGTACACGGGAAGAGCAGGGAATGGCCAGAAGAGTCTCCGCACCTGAGGAACCGTCGCCTTGTCCGGCGCCCTGCTGCGCACGCTGCATATTTTGCATCGCCTGTTGCATTTGAAGCGACGCCTGGACTCAACAACAGAATGCTCCAGAGACTTCCAGCGTAAGAGCCACCGCGTGCCAGGCCGCGCAGACTCGGCGGGTGCCGAGACACGTTCCATACCGATTCAGGACGTCCGTGCCTTGACGTTTTGCGCAACGTATCGATGCTGTCcggctctcgtctccgttcagcgtctctctctcactctgcGTAGGCGTTCACGCTGGCAGCACGCCGCAACGGCATATTTGTGTTTTCTGGCTCGCTGAACGTGCCGTCCTAAGTTTGCGTATCGCACTCACCTGCATCATCTGGGGGTTGAAGAAAGTTCGCAGCAGCTCGGGATTGTCCAAGACGTTTTGCATCATCGGCTGAGAACGCgaaagcaggaagaaacCACCACGCCAAAGTTtctgtcgagagagaaaacgtgaGCGCGCAACAGGCGTCAAACTTTCACAGGAACCGAAAGACATATTTTTACGATGGCGCTTTGAGACAATTGAGACGCAGTCTGTATCCGCACTACACGAATGCTGTAAAGTGGCGCAGTAACCCGCTCCGAAAAGGTTTCATAAGCGCTGACGACGTCAGCTCACCGACGAACCGTCGGGACAGATTGCCGTTGCGCGTACCATCATCTGCCGTAGCATGGGATTGCTTTCCATCATTGCTCGCAACATCTGGGGATTCTGAGACAAGTTCTGCATGGTTTGCTGTAACAGAGGGCTTTGCATCAACTGCATGAGCGTGTCCGGGTTCATGTCCGGCGGAAGTCCAGGCATCCCCGCCGTGCCGTCTTGCGCGCCGGGCATGCCGCCTCCAGGCATGCCTGCCCCCATGCCTgtcgcgagaagggaaatcCGGAGGCAAAACAGCAACGGACACGCACCTAGATCGCGAAAGTAGGCTTTCAGCGCGAATTTGACAGATTAGGTTTCCGAACCCTCAGTCCACTGGCCCCGATCAGACACACAGCATGTCGTCCTCCGGTCGGCCACATCGAGGCGAAGTGGCCTTCTGGAGCAGTCCGTGGACACGAAAACCCGTCGCATGGAAAGCGTGTGGAAAACGTGACAGACTATGCCTGTCATGTCCCCTTCGGTTCCGCACGTGCGTTGTCCCATGAGCCCCACGGTCGCTCCCGTTCGTTTCTGTTCCGACAAAATAACGTACCTCCCTGCATGAACATCTGCAAGAAAGGGTCGGCAGTCGGATTCGAAAGAGGCGGAGCCGACTCGGCAGGGCTGGCGTTCGTGCTGGCTGTCCGTGCAGCTGCACACCACACACCGGCGCATATTTGAAAACCATTTGTACACGAGCTGTACGAACACGATAAAATCTCTTCGGTAGACTCCGCGAGACTATCGAAAGTGCAGCCGCTGCCACGGTTCCCTGTCACGACCAATCTGACCAAGACTGGACGCTGTCCGAGACGTCCCACCCAAAGAGCCGTTCGTACCGGACGCATCAGGACTGGGTTGTGCGGCAGACGTTGCTCCGGCGGCAGGCGCAGTGTTGGAAGACGCCGCAACTGCAGCTGCGCTTTTGACCAAGTGGATGATGTGTCCGTCTTGCACGTCGTGCGTAGAAATTAGATCGTCGTCCTTAAGGATCCGTCCTGGTGAGACATGGAAAGCACCGAAAGAAAATTGACGGGGAGTCAACGAATCGGGTCATCACTCCCGCGGACGGCCCGGTCCTTGAAACAGCTCTGGAGTCTCTCCCCACGTGGGAAAAGACCTTGATTTCTCAATCAGATATCCCCCGAACGGCGTTTCCAACATCACTTAACGTCGAGGATGTCAGTGCCCCTGTCCTTGCGGCTGACTGCTCTCGTGGTAACGTCGGCTCTAAGCTTCCTGTTGCGAAAAACTCTGTTCTTCCACGACCCTTTCGCAGTTTTTCAGCGGTGCACGACTTGGGCCTCTCTCTACGGCTGGCCAGCATTGGGACAGAGTGCGCAGCTGACAGTGTTTCTGGCTGATCGCTGAACGATCTGCATTCGCGCAACGGAAATGCACTGGCACCACACAGCTGACGCCAAGCGAGTTGCcggaaggaaacaaacgcgcTCTGCGGCGACTGACGCGTCAGGTCAGTTGCGGAggctctttcctcgcggcACAACACTCTAACCTTTGTAGATGAGGCGCTGAGCCTGGACGGGGATTTCTGTTTGGGTAGCGCACTTTTCCTTGACCTGCTTGACTGTCCACTCAGGTTCCAGCTCGAGAACGAACTGGGTTCCCCCCGAGACTTTGAAGGTCACTTTCGCCGGCGGCATggtgaaaaaggaaaagaaacgtcTTTATTCGGACGAGCAGACTACGGCAAGGTGACCGTGGATCGCTCCGGGTTGCTCGCAGTCGACGACAGGAAACCCAGCGAGTGTCGAAGGAAACCGGTGCCGTCAATCTCGATGGAAGCAACGCGAATAGCGCGGCAACACGAAAAAGGTTTGCTCGGCGCAGGACAAACGCCTCAGTGCTCTCAGAATACGCGCGCGCCCCCGCAAAAACGCAGGCAAAAGTAGTTACGCATCAGCGTCCTTTCAGACACGGCACAACTTGCGTTCTTGGAGTGCAGAAACGCTTTATATTTGTAGGACTGAAGAGGAGCGATTAACACGAGGTGTTGTTACCAAGTACGACTGGATGATTAAGAGAAGGTTCATtccgagaggagacgtggTTTGGCATCAGTGGGccacgagaaagaacagCGCACGGCGCCTCCACCGTTTTCCGCAACATGTACACAATCTCGCGTAGTTCCACGGTCGCTGAGCGTTGCGGCCTTcgcaaacacacaaacgAGACCCAATAGAGGGAAGATCGGATAAGGTTCCCAAGCAAAGGtaacacatgcacacaggcGGCGAATAGCGTTTCATGCAGAAACTGTTCTAAAAGGAAATTTTACTAATTGTGTGCTTCCGGCGCCTAAAGCGGGTCAACAAGGGTGCAtggggaagaaacgggggGGTTGTGGAGGGAGAGCAACTGGGATGCAACGTCGTTTTCAGCAGTCGTCACCATCCTCGAATATAGGTCCCGGTCCTCCTGTCTCAGAGATGTGTCGATTTTGGGGGCTGAAACCCGATGAAAGATAAATATCCGGCACGCTCCTGGCGTTGACTGGATCCACTTTTTACGGTTGAGTCTTTTTCGTCCCGCCAGCACACTTCACCATGTGTCTCTGTGAGACAGGCTCGTCCACGCAGGCGGAGACTGGGCGGCCTGTCCACCTGCAGTCGAGAAATCGCAGGCTTGATGGGAAGAGTGACCTGTGCCTTGGGAATGTTTTGTAGGGAGGCTCAGCCAAAAGAAGGATTTCCACAGTTTGGCAAGCACCACCCTACTGTTCAAAAAGTGCCGCTAGTCCTCGGGTGCTGCTTGGCGGgcacacgagagacaggagaaatACCCCGGCGCAAAAAGTATCCCGTTTTCTGCTGGAAAACGCATGAACGTCTGCAATACGAACATACCGCccgggacagagagaatcAGAAGACGGACCCAACGCAttcgtcttcgctccgaAGGAACTAGAGAGCTGACCAGCTGGCGACTCTCCGTACCTACTCTCttgtcgcctcgcgcctgaAGCGACGCGGTACAGATCATAGCAATACATTCTTGAAAGTCCTGACTGCATGCCGCTACTTTTACTTCCACAATGGCTTTCTCGTCCCCAGGTGCCCCAGGTCAGCTCGATCTGCGGCCGCTGCAACCGGTGGTTCTCGAAGATGTTGATGTGACGATTGACATCATCGACATCGTCAAACTTGCCTGTCAAGCTAGCCAGACGGTCTTGGAAGTGTATAACCTGTCAAGTCAAGATTGGGGAATCGAGTTCAAGGACGGCAGAGAGCCACTGACGAAAGCGGACCTACAAGCAAACCAGGTACACAGCATGCGCCACGTGCGAACCGTTCACCAGTTCAAGTGGCCTCGCGTCACATACCCGTTGTGTGCCTTCACTGGGACAAGCTCCGTCGGCTCGTCTTTCCGTGCACAAATATTTCCAGTTTCTGTTTTTGCGCTAGGGACAGACGGAGGGTGTCTACGTGAGCAAGGGAGCAGATAAGGGTGCTGACGGCGCGCCTTCTTGGATGTGCAGGTCATTTGCACAGGTCTTACTCGGCTCTATGGATCTACCATTCCCATAATCAgcgaggaaaacaaaaaagCAAGCTGGACCGAAAGAAGCCAGTATAAGTATTTCTGGCTCATTGATCCGCTTGATGGCACGAAGGAGTTCATCAAACGTAAGGCACAGCATTGGACACCCATGTCATAGCTTGAAGGCTGCACTAGTGATCCCTGACTGCTTCCCGCGCTGTCGTCATGCGTGCTCTCAACAGCATTGGCCACGTATATCCTTAGGAAAATTCAGCTCGCGTGATGATGTGCTTTTCTAGGAAACGGCCAGTTCACAGTCAATATAGGTTTGTgccgaggaaacgaggcgatACTTGGCGTTGTCACCGTTCCCACGCAGGGACACGCCTTTCTGGGTGCGGCCGGCGTAGGGGCGTATAAATTGGTAAGACACAGGAGCAGTCGACCATCGGTACGCTCTTTAGAGAAAGAACTGGACGGTTGAGCTAGGTCTTTACCGTTCCACTGGGTGCACTTTGACTCCCAGAAATATGCGATAGGAGGTGAACATTTCACCGCCAGTGCAAAACCGAAGATGCTAGCCCATTACCGCAGCCCCTGGTCCTCAAACGGTGGCACGTACCAACAAGTTGCCGAGGATCTGTTCGCTGCTTAACAGGTCCCGGGGAAACCCCGTGTAAAACTCCAGACGGCCCCGTTCTCAATAGAGGATCCCGATCTTAGAGTCacggcgtcttcgtctcaCAATTCGCCGGAAACTCGCGCTTTCACGGAGAAGCTTACGAGGCCACAAGTTGTCCAATATGGGTGAGTGCATTTTTGCTACCATTGGAGCGATAATCATGCTGCGATAGCCAGTGTTTGCAAGAAGCCAGAGTCATTTGACGAGAAGCGTGTGTTTTGGTCTCATGGATGCGTTGGATTTGCCTCAGGTCCTCCTTGAAAATCGTGATGCTCGCTGAGGGACAGGCTCACCTCTATCCGCGCTTTGCGTTGTGTTGCGAGTGGGACACCTGCGCGGCACACGCGGTGCTGAAATTCGCCGGAGGAGAAATCTATCAGGTGGGCTCCAGAGCTAAACGCATTAACGGTGagccgcgtttttttcttgtgTTACGGAATACGAACGCTCCCATATGAAGTTTACGTGTTTGTGCGGTATACGCAGGCTGGCAAGGACGCTGACGGACTGTACGTGTCGAAGGAACCTCTCCAGTATCACAAAGAGGATTTCCTGAATTCTTTCTTTGTAGCCGTTGCCAACAGAGAGGCCAGCCAATCGATGTGGTCCAGgttcgcgagagaaacatCACCTAACCCAGCAGGAGGCGACAAGTCCACACCCATTTCGGGGTCAGACTGAAGCAAAGTTGTCTCACTGTCACAGCGCCGAAGTCACCTCTTTGTTAGCACCATTCAGAAGGTACCAACTGTGCATAAATATGCCACTGTCTGCTCACAGTGAGTGGGAACCAGGAGCGGAAACAAGACAAGGAAACCGTTTCTGCTCAGTGGTTCGGCTTTGCGGTTGCAGCATGTTCTTGCCTTCTGTGTTAGTAACTCACGGAGCAGCGCGCCGGTTTTATGGCTGCGTTCATGACCTCTGCTCGCATACGCGAGTCTACGCGTATGAAGAGTTGAGTTGGACCTTTCTCTGCGTGATACATACTCCGCTTTTGTTTTGAGGAGAGTAAATGTCCCTCGGGGCGGCTGCGATCCGAAACTGTGTAACTCAAAACGATTTGGGAGCGAAAATAATCTAATATGTAGCTCAGTTCATGGAACTCAAAAGAGCGTTCACTGACTGTATTGATGAAACGTTGTTAGTCCACGTAGCTGTGCATTAAGGACTCCTTAGCTCAAAGTGCTAAGGTGTCAAGCGGTACAAACTGTACCAGGATTAGTTATGTCCATCTGCGGGTCTAAGTTGATACTCGGTTAAATATTTTACAAGCTACCTTCCCACCCAAACTTCGATTCATTAAACCAGCGTCATTTTCGGTTCATAGCCAGAACCTGGTCAAGACACTCGGGCGCGTTTCCGACTCCAATGTACGCCATCGTTGAGCTACGCTAAAGAGCACTTTGGCATCGGTAGAACAGAAGGAAAAATTCTTTAGTTTATATATTCCTGTTTAGGGTGTTATGGTGTATTTGTTGGCACAGCACCCAATacggcgacacagaagaaggaaattTCGTCGGCCTGTGCCGCTTGCACCAGCCTGTATCCACTCGGCAGTGGGACAAGCACTCGGCTGCATGAGAGCACATTGGATCAGCACGGACAGATCGTCTGGTTCTGAATATGATAAACTCGTTTTCGTTTGCCTGTCTTCGACCTACCGAGTGCATGTCTTGGACGGGTCTCTTATTCTCGTTCCTGCTGAAAATGCAACCAACGGATCTGTGGTCGACGCCGTACGTTCAGAAAACTGGCAAATGCATTCCCGTGTATGTCCTGTGGTGTCAGTCACACGAGATGTCCAAAACTGTACTCAAACTTCTGATCAAAAATTGCCTGGAGCGCGACGTCAAATCGCGCTTTAGAAAAGTGGCCGTAGGGTTGCCCATAAAGTGCCATTTCGATTTCTACCATGTTAGTCGGAGGCGTGGCGTTTTCCCTTGTCGAAGGGAGTGAATGTGCAGCGCGGCTGACTGGGTGACATCTCATTTGTGGGGCCGATTTTgcggcggcgcagcagcATGTGGCGAGTCAAGCGACTTTTCGCCGTTCTGTtgtgtctcttgtttcttAGTATCCACATGCCTGCCAGAACAAATTGTTTTtgccgtttcctttttttacCGTACGCAGTATTCCTCGTCCGTGTTTCCTCTGGAGTTGACTACGATCTTCGTGGAACGCCAAAATCCGCCGTTCCCAATTGAGCAGcccgcgcgaggagacgcatgcgcgtttCGAACAGCGTTGTGGAGACGGGAAGTGAAAACCgcggctttttctcctccagAGGCACCGCTGCAAGCGTCGTGAATTTATATTGTTTATGTTGTCCCCGTCGTGACCTTCACAATGGTGTCGTTCACTTGTGAGCAGTGCCAGGAGGTACTGAAGAAGAATGCTGTGGCCAAGCATTACCAAAGCCGGTGTGGCGGGGCGAACGCCTTCACCTGCATCGATTGCTACAAGACTTTCGATCGTCAAACAATCATTGGCCATACGAGCTGCACGACAGGTGAGTCCGACATCGGGTTTGTAAATGGGAGGCTCTACTGACAAGGGGCGTTATATTGTGAAAGCACAGCTCCGGCCCACGCGGTGAAACGCGTTTGTATCGGCGTACGAACGCACAGCTTCCCCTCAGTTCAACATTTCTGCGATGTGTCCTTGCGTTaagaggaagacaagtgGCATGGCCAGTATGCGAAGTCCCGACGAACGCAGAACGGAAATCCTCAAGTGTCCCAGGCTGGTCAACGTGAAcgtgagaggaagaagcaaaagacaggcgacgcggcCCACGGCACAACGTCCCAAAAGGTTGAAGCTCTCCAAGATAACAAAAAGGCTTCGGCGAACGCTCGCAAGCAGAACGGCAATCTTTTTCAGTGGCAAGGAGACTGGAAATCTACCGTCGAACACATCTTGAATAATCAGCCCAATCATTCTATGGCTTGGAAGCCTCTTGCCAACCAGGTGAGGAAACGTCGCCGTCGGCAAGGACTGTGTCCTCTCGTCCTGGTGGACGCTGTCACGGGGTGGGCGACTGTTTTCTGATGCGCTGTAGAAGAGTACACCCTGACACCGGGGGGCTGCGATAGATGAATATATCTTGGATGATTGTAGATTAGCGGCTAAACGTCAATCAAACATGCGAATTTTAGGTTTTCCATGAAATCTctttggaagaagaggctccCACGGTGCCTGCAGGAGCTTTTCGTCTTGTTCTCAGAGGGCGCGTCAGTTTGTGACTCGCAGAGTCCATCGCGCTCAGTGCAGTGTGCGGCGTTGGCTTTCACCGTGGACCTTTGCTGTGGTTGTGCGTGTGTAGGCAGTAGATCTGTATCTCGCCTCAAacaaaaacaaaacacagaaacctccggagagcagagagatgcTCGTCAACGCTTGCCTGGCTTCCGTAAGTCAATGTCTTCCGCCGTTGCAAACGGAGACTGAAGAGTGTGATACCGCCTGGAGCCACGCGTGACCAGCTTCCCAGACTCTCCAGAGCATGATAAGTTAGGTGGCGTTCCGCTTCCGCTCACACCAGACGTGCGCCACGCAAAAaccgccccgtctctcgtgCGGCACTCTTAGCTGCGAtctgtgcgtgtgcgtgcgtcTCGGCAGATTCCCGAAGATTTCGTCAACGACAAGGACGAATTCGTGAGACTGCTTCACGCCTAACCTTGCGTGTAGCGTACCTTGAGACGTGTGGCGTTGCCACCGTATCTGCGGGTGGAGCGTAAAAGAGACTGGTGCACGTTTTTCCAGTGGTGCGCCTCAGCATGCCTAGCGTTAAGGCGTGCGTTTTCCGTAGTATCTGTAAACGCACTGCGCAACCTGAATTCACACGCGGGTGGGAGCATGCAACCGTCTCAACATCCCCTTCTCACCTGCCGCGCACGCAAAGGTCGGATGCTTCCTTTTGGAAAGGCTGCAACGCGGCCGACAGGAGTGAACCTCGTTTTGCAGTATTCAGCCTGGAAGTGCGGTCCGGCTGTCAACGCGCAGACACTAGCACACGACCCAGAGATGGAAACCACGAAAAGTGCTGTTCTAAAGTTCGGGCGTTCTGACAGAGAGGTATCGAAGCAAACGTTGAGGAAACATAAAGGTCGTACACCGCATACCCGCAGGCTGACTCAAGTGCTTTGTGGAGGAACCTGCCGTCGTGTCACTGTGAGTACCACTTGTATGAAGAGCAGTGTTTTGAAATTGCACTCTACGATCGGTCTCAACGCTCTGGCGAATTCAGGGAGCGGAAGCAGTAAACTGAAAATATGCACTGGTGACATAAAAGAGAGGCGCTCAACCTCCGGATCGAGACCGCATCCGATGTCGCCACAACGGTCGGACCTGGATCCGGGGAGTGTACCACGCATTTTGCTCCGTCGGATGACGCATAGTGTGTAGATCCGTAATTAAAGGATGAACGGCAAAGTGAAACAATAAAGGCGAACAACTGATTCGTTTTTCGCATCGTTAACGCCTCGGTGATGAGGGTGTTTGCCGCACGCGCGCCAACCTGAGGCTGGGTGTCGTGCCCAAGTAATAGTGCACTGTTGGGATCAGGTCATGCCACGGGTATCTTCTAGGCGTAGTAGCTGAATTTCTATTATGAAAAATAGTTGTAACGGCGAGGGAATCCTATCACATAGATACGAGGCTCATTCGAGTCATCGTGCTGGGAGGGATGCTCTCTGAGACAAGTTACTCCATGGGGAACTCGATGCAGAGCTTCGCTTGCTTTTGGGATCTCTCATTCTAGCACACCGCTGGCCACTGCACTCACTTGATTgtgctcttcctcctgcagCTTGGCTCCGGTGCCGTGTGAAATATTCGGTCAGCGGGATATCCAGTGCGTATAACGATGGACGAAAGTCCCTGAAAAAGGCTGCAGTTGGAATCCCACTCGCATTTCCATTATACTTGAAAGCGTGACGAGAGCTGCATACTCCGTGTCTTGAGTGAAAGAGCCGTATTGCGACCGCCGCGAAGGTACGGCACAcacaaacgagagaagagcatgATGCAGCCCCACACAGAATTGGCACTCTGGTTGTGGGCCACGCATGTCGCTGTTTCCACGCAGGTGTTTGGAAGAGcctgaagacgagaaaaatgCTCGAGCGGCACTTTGATTCTTAGCCCGAACGCGAATCGCAGCGTTTCCGGTGGAAGTCCGCTCTGAGTGGAGACCGTGGAGAGCAACCCCAGGGAcacagaacagagagagtcTGAGCGGTGTTAGAAACATGTGTGGAGCCGATCGGAAATCAAAGACCAGGGACGTATGTGGCAGGAGCGATCTGCTCGGccctcctgtctcgttcGGTCGATTGCTGAAGGCAGCCACACACACGAGGCCGGTCCGCAACTGTGAATCTGCGGACGCTAGACGCCGAGAAAGACGCCTGGGAGCGGCTATAAATTTTGCTCGGTGTTTCCTTGGTCCTTTGTGGATCCTGGATTTCTTTTGCCATCTTCTGCGGagcatgcgtgtgtgtcagtcctcgtcgtctcgtcgccgtcaAAAAGGCTGATACGCCGGTCAGCCTTTTCCGGGTGCGaacctgcatgcagtctctcacagctgcatgcagcgaccgGGCGACCGGGCTTCGGGAGCTCTTTTCGACGTGTGTTTGCCGTGTCAACAGAACCCAAATCCCGGCCTTATTGCTCGCGGTTCGTGTATGTGCTCGCGACATCGCCGGGGTTCCGCAGCCGTCGACTGCTCCCTGGTCTGCTGCAGATCCGTCTCCAGCGGGGCACGCAGGCCTAGCCTCTTGCTGTGGCCTTCATCCCGTTTGAACAGTCACGATGCCGTCTTCACCAGCTGCTCCTTAATTCTCCAAAACGCTCCTCAACTCAGTGCTCGTGCGCAGCCGACTCTTTGCAGCATCTGTCGGTCAACTGCCTGCGCGCCGGTTTTGTCTGGGAAGCGAGAAcccgcgtgtgtctcccgtCAGCTCGCcattctctctgctgtcttggGCTCCGCGCGCGCAGTGGTCAGCCGACGCCTTCCTCacgcctctcgtctcttgtttctcgtCACCATCGTGTACTTTCCTTACAGTTTCTGTCCCGAGATTTCCTCCCGTAGACGATGCGGCGCCGCGCTGTCCTTTCTATGAGAGGCGCTTGACCgtgaacagagacaggccagTCCTTTTTGCCACACTTGAACGAGAAACACACTTCAAAGCAAAAAACATGGGCGCGTTGCCTTTCCCGCCCGCCGCGGCCTCTGTGGCGGTGGCGGCGCGCCGGTCGCTCCCCCGACTGCGTGAAGGAGCGCGGatccgtcgctttcctctgcaCGAAACGCCGCGACGCTTCTCCACAGCGGCTCGCCGatcgttttctgtttcttctccacaCGCGCCGTCCAGGCCTGTCTCGTCCCGAGACGCGAATTTGTCTTCGAGGCGCGCCAGCAGGCACCCCACTGTGGCGGGGCGGAGTGGCGACAGCCCGGTTCTCCAGCGCCTAAGCGACTGTCGTGcatctcctctcgctcctttcttttccccgtgCTCCCGTCTCCTCCACGCGCcaccgtttctctctctccgccgtgATTTCACTAGGAACG is drawn from Neospora caninum Liverpool complete genome, chromosome X and contains these coding sequences:
- a CDS encoding putative inositol monophosphatase domain-containing protein codes for the protein MAFSSPGAPGQLDLRPLQPVVLEDVDVTIDIIDIVKLACQASQTVLEVYNLSSQDWGIEFKDGREPLTKADLQANQVICTGLTRLYGSTIPIISEENKKASWTERSQYKYFWLIDPLDGTKEFIKRNGQFTVNIGLCRGNEAILGVVTVPTQGHAFLGAAGVGAYKLVPGKPRVKLQTAPFSIEDPDLRVTASSSHNSPETRAFTEKLTRPQVVQYGSSLKIVMLAEGQAHLYPRFALCCEWDTCAAHAVLKFAGGEIYQAGKDADGLYVSKEPLQYHKEDFLNSFFVAVANREASQSMWSSQNLVKTLGRVSDSNCQEVLKKNAVAKHYQSRCGGANAFTCIDCYKTFDRQTIIGHTSCTTEEDKWHGQYAKSRRTQNGNPQVSQAGQRERERKKQKTGDAAHGTTSQKVEALQDNKKASANARKQNGNLFQWQGDWKSTVEHILNNQPNHSMAWKPLANQAVDLYLASNKNKTQKPPESREMLVNACLASIPEDFVNDKDEFVRLLHA